Proteins encoded within one genomic window of Nonomuraea gerenzanensis:
- a CDS encoding LVIVD repeat-containing protein, which yields MAAAAAVLALAGLPALAADIPPPDTVVTSPNVTHVLNVPKPAAIAATINTDIAFQGDYAYVGNYGGFSIYDIRNPRKTTPVSSVVCPGAQMDVSVYGDLLFAAVDSSRNNDSCSSTGQSASVKESWEGVRIFDISDKANPRYIKAVETDCGSHTLTLVPGKGRDRHRNVYVYVSSYLPATNFPDCRPPHDKISIIKVPLRDPAAAAVAATPVVFPDGGNETQPGLLLPTTGCHDITTFAEKDLAAGACMGDGVLFDISDRLNPRVTARMTDPNFAFWHSATFSNDARKVVFTDELGGGGGATCNEATGPNRGADAIYEIVKGQLVFKSYFKISRHQDDSENCVAHNGSLIPVKGRDIMVQAWYMGGVSIWDFTDAANPREIGYFDRGPRSAGGGGGIWSAYYYNGYIYGADFHEGLDVIKINDPLTDSARHVRTERLNTQTQESYHGRRHG from the coding sequence ATGGCCGCGGCGGCGGCCGTCTTAGCGCTGGCCGGCCTGCCCGCGCTGGCCGCCGACATCCCGCCTCCCGACACCGTGGTCACCAGCCCCAACGTGACCCACGTCCTGAACGTCCCCAAGCCCGCCGCGATCGCCGCCACCATCAACACCGACATCGCCTTCCAGGGCGACTACGCCTACGTCGGCAACTACGGCGGCTTCTCGATCTACGACATCAGGAACCCCCGGAAGACCACGCCGGTCAGCTCCGTGGTCTGCCCCGGCGCCCAGATGGACGTGTCCGTCTACGGCGACCTGCTGTTCGCGGCCGTGGACTCCTCGCGCAACAACGACTCGTGCAGCAGCACCGGGCAGAGCGCCTCGGTCAAGGAGTCGTGGGAGGGCGTCCGCATCTTCGACATCTCCGACAAGGCCAACCCGCGCTACATCAAGGCGGTCGAGACCGACTGCGGCTCCCACACCCTGACCCTGGTGCCGGGCAAGGGCCGCGACCGGCACAGGAACGTCTACGTCTACGTGTCGTCGTACCTGCCGGCCACGAACTTCCCCGACTGCCGGCCGCCGCACGACAAGATCTCGATCATCAAGGTGCCGCTCAGGGACCCGGCCGCCGCCGCGGTCGCCGCGACCCCGGTCGTCTTCCCCGACGGCGGCAACGAGACCCAGCCGGGCCTGCTCCTGCCGACCACCGGCTGCCACGACATCACCACCTTCGCCGAGAAGGACCTCGCCGCGGGCGCGTGCATGGGTGACGGCGTGCTGTTCGACATCTCCGACCGGCTGAACCCCAGGGTCACGGCCAGGATGACCGACCCGAACTTCGCGTTCTGGCACTCCGCGACCTTCAGCAACGACGCCAGGAAGGTCGTCTTCACCGACGAGCTGGGCGGTGGCGGCGGCGCGACCTGCAACGAGGCCACCGGGCCGAACCGCGGGGCGGACGCGATCTACGAGATCGTCAAGGGGCAGCTCGTCTTCAAGAGCTACTTCAAGATCTCGCGCCACCAGGACGACAGCGAGAACTGCGTGGCGCACAACGGCTCGCTGATCCCGGTCAAGGGCCGCGACATCATGGTGCAGGCCTGGTACATGGGCGGGGTGTCGATCTGGGACTTCACCGACGCCGCCAACCCGAGGGAGATCGGCTACTTCGACCGCGGTCCCCGCTCGGCGGGCGGCGGTGGTGGCATCTGGTCCGCCTACTACTACAACGGCTACATCTACGGGGCCGACTTCCACGAGGGCCTCGACGTCATCAAGATCAACGACCCGCTCACCGACAGCGCCAGGCACGTGCGTACCGAGCGGCTGAACACGCAGACGCAGGAGTCGTACCACGGCCGCAGGCACGGCTGA
- a CDS encoding AAA family ATPase, with the protein MNSDETYRVPADNGDSAREALGALRAEVAKAVVGQDAVVTGLVIALLCRGHVLLEGVPGVAKTLMVRTLSSALTLDFKRVQFTPDLMPGDVTGSLIYDAKTAEFEFREGPVFTNLLLADEINRTPPKTQAALLEAMEERQVSVEGSARELPDPFVVCATQNPVEYEGTYQLPEAQLDRFLLKLTVPLPPREQEISVLDRHARGFDPRDLSEIKAVASAADLAAGREAAARVHVAPEVLGYIVDVARATRSSPSLQLGVSPRGATALLAAARAWAWLSGRPYVTPDDVKALARPALRHRVQLRPEAELEGATADGLLDGILASVPVPR; encoded by the coding sequence GTGAACTCTGATGAGACATACCGCGTGCCGGCCGACAACGGCGACTCGGCCAGGGAGGCGCTCGGCGCGCTGCGGGCCGAGGTGGCCAAGGCCGTGGTCGGCCAGGACGCGGTGGTGACGGGGCTGGTCATCGCGTTGTTGTGCAGGGGGCACGTGCTGCTCGAAGGCGTGCCGGGCGTGGCCAAGACGCTGATGGTGCGGACACTCTCCTCGGCGCTGACGCTGGACTTCAAGCGGGTGCAGTTCACGCCGGACCTGATGCCGGGTGACGTGACCGGGTCGTTGATCTACGACGCGAAGACCGCGGAGTTCGAGTTCCGCGAGGGGCCCGTGTTCACGAACCTGCTGCTCGCCGACGAGATCAACCGCACGCCGCCCAAGACGCAGGCGGCGCTGCTGGAGGCGATGGAGGAGCGGCAGGTCAGCGTGGAGGGCTCGGCCCGCGAGCTGCCCGACCCGTTCGTGGTGTGCGCGACGCAGAACCCCGTCGAGTACGAGGGCACCTACCAGCTCCCCGAGGCCCAGCTCGACCGGTTCCTGCTCAAGCTGACGGTGCCGCTGCCGCCGCGCGAGCAGGAGATCTCCGTGCTCGACCGGCACGCCCGCGGCTTCGACCCGCGCGACCTGTCGGAGATCAAGGCCGTCGCCTCGGCCGCGGACCTGGCCGCCGGGCGCGAGGCCGCCGCCAGGGTGCACGTGGCGCCCGAGGTGCTCGGCTACATCGTGGACGTGGCCCGCGCCACCAGGAGCTCCCCGTCGCTGCAGCTCGGCGTCTCCCCGCGCGGCGCCACGGCGCTGCTGGCGGCGGCGCGGGCGTGGGCGTGGCTGTCCGGGCGGCCCTACGTCACCCCCGACGACGTCAAGGCGCTGGCCAGGCCCGCGCTGCGGCACCGCGTGCAGTTGCGGCCCGAGGCGGAGCTGGAGGGCGCGACCGCCGACGGCCTGCTCGACGGCATCCTGGCCTCGGTCCCGGTCCCGCGTTGA
- a CDS encoding LVIVD repeat-containing protein has protein sequence MLTPRKTLILVAAFVACVGVTAPVQAADIPAPGEIVMSPNIQHVTNVPKPEALTDINTDLAFQGDYAYVGNYSGFSIYDIKNPKRASLVSSVVCPGGQMDVSVYGDLLFGSVDSSRNNDSCSSTGQSATVKESWEGIRIFDVSNKATPTYIKSVETNCGSHTHTLVPDRRRQNVYIYISSYGPSDTFPDCKTPHDLISIIKVPLRNPAAASVIATPNLFPDGGYPGVQLPYPNGKSATSGCHDITAYPEKGIAAGACMGEGILLDIRDPERPKVTATVRDEVNFAFWHSATFNNEGTKVIFTDELGGGTRATCNEAIGPNRGANAYYDIVGGQLQFRSYFKIARHQADTENCVAHNGSLIPVKGRDIMVQAWYQGGISVVDFTDSANPQEIAYFERGPDETAGPLFGGVWSAYYYNGYIYGSDFHQGLDVLKINDWRTNKANGVKMRSLNAQTQASYPERGHGHW, from the coding sequence GTGTTAACCCCCCGCAAAACCCTCATCCTGGTAGCGGCGTTCGTCGCGTGCGTGGGTGTCACGGCCCCCGTCCAGGCTGCGGACATCCCGGCTCCCGGCGAGATCGTCATGAGCCCCAACATCCAGCACGTCACGAACGTGCCCAAGCCCGAGGCCCTGACCGACATCAACACGGACCTGGCCTTCCAGGGCGACTACGCCTACGTCGGCAACTACTCCGGGTTCTCGATCTACGACATCAAGAACCCGAAGAGGGCCTCGCTGGTCAGCTCCGTCGTCTGCCCCGGTGGCCAGATGGACGTCAGCGTGTACGGTGACCTGCTGTTCGGCTCCGTCGACTCCTCCCGCAACAACGACTCGTGCAGCAGCACCGGGCAGAGCGCCACGGTCAAGGAGTCGTGGGAGGGCATCCGGATCTTCGACGTCTCGAACAAGGCCACGCCGACGTACATCAAGTCCGTCGAGACGAACTGCGGCTCGCACACCCACACGCTGGTGCCCGACCGCAGGCGGCAGAACGTCTACATCTACATCTCCTCCTACGGCCCGAGCGACACGTTCCCGGACTGCAAGACGCCGCACGACCTGATCTCCATCATCAAGGTCCCGCTGCGGAACCCGGCTGCGGCCTCGGTCATCGCCACACCGAACCTGTTCCCCGACGGCGGGTACCCCGGCGTCCAGCTGCCCTACCCCAACGGCAAGTCGGCCACGAGCGGCTGCCACGACATCACCGCCTACCCGGAGAAGGGCATCGCCGCGGGCGCCTGCATGGGTGAGGGCATCCTGCTCGACATCCGCGACCCCGAGCGGCCCAAGGTCACGGCGACCGTGCGCGACGAGGTCAACTTCGCGTTCTGGCACTCCGCCACGTTCAACAACGAGGGCACCAAGGTGATCTTCACCGACGAGCTGGGCGGCGGCACCAGGGCGACCTGCAACGAGGCCATCGGGCCGAACCGGGGCGCCAACGCCTACTACGACATCGTCGGCGGGCAGCTCCAGTTCAGGAGCTACTTCAAGATCGCGCGGCACCAGGCCGACACGGAGAACTGCGTGGCGCACAACGGCTCGCTGATCCCGGTCAAGGGCCGCGACATCATGGTGCAGGCCTGGTACCAGGGCGGCATCTCGGTGGTGGACTTCACCGACTCCGCCAACCCGCAGGAGATCGCCTACTTCGAGCGCGGCCCCGACGAGACCGCCGGGCCGCTGTTCGGCGGTGTCTGGTCGGCCTACTACTACAACGGCTACATCTACGGCTCCGACTTCCATCAGGGCCTGGACGTGCTGAAGATCAACGACTGGCGGACGAACAAGGCCAACGGCGTCAAGATGCGCTCGCTGAACGCGCAGACGCAGGCGTCGTACCCCGAGCGCGGGCACGGCCACTGGTAG
- a CDS encoding RDD family protein, translating to MSEVVTGDAVVVEVRVAQMPSRALAIIIDMAVQFTVLVAAYALLGAFAAITDSAMFGAVMIVLVVLVLVGYPVIFETLSRGRSLGKLALGLRVVGDDGSPERFRQALFRGLAGVLEFWMFSGAPALIASLVSQRGKRLGDVFAGTIVISERAPRESGQVIVMPPQLAGWATALELSQLPDEVAQAARQYLTRWHDLTPQVQHEMGMRIATQVSAFVSPAAPGGVPPHAYLSAVLAERRRREQVRFAQRLGNGQPQQGPYAPQPPYAQQQLPHPRPAPPAQPGPYRQQPPPPAPFAPPPGPPSGPPSGPLSGPPLGPPPAPEPPKATPGGFAPPQ from the coding sequence ATGTCGGAGGTTGTGACCGGCGACGCGGTCGTCGTCGAAGTGCGGGTGGCCCAGATGCCCTCGCGAGCCCTGGCGATCATCATCGACATGGCCGTGCAGTTCACCGTCCTGGTCGCCGCCTACGCCCTGTTAGGAGCGTTCGCGGCCATCACGGACTCCGCCATGTTCGGTGCCGTCATGATCGTGCTGGTCGTGCTGGTGCTGGTCGGCTACCCGGTCATCTTCGAGACCCTGAGCAGGGGCCGCAGCCTCGGCAAGCTGGCGCTCGGGCTCCGGGTGGTCGGCGACGACGGCAGCCCCGAGCGCTTCAGGCAGGCGCTGTTCCGGGGGCTGGCCGGGGTCCTGGAGTTCTGGATGTTCTCGGGGGCGCCGGCGCTGATCGCGTCGCTCGTCTCGCAGCGGGGCAAGCGGCTCGGTGACGTCTTCGCCGGCACGATCGTGATCTCCGAGCGCGCGCCGCGCGAGTCGGGGCAGGTCATCGTGATGCCGCCGCAGCTCGCGGGCTGGGCCACCGCGCTGGAGCTGTCCCAGCTGCCCGACGAGGTGGCGCAGGCCGCCCGGCAGTACCTGACGCGCTGGCACGACCTCACGCCGCAGGTGCAGCACGAGATGGGGATGCGCATCGCGACCCAGGTGTCGGCCTTCGTCTCGCCGGCCGCTCCGGGCGGGGTGCCGCCGCACGCGTACCTGAGCGCCGTCCTGGCGGAGCGGCGGCGGCGGGAGCAGGTGCGGTTCGCGCAGCGCCTGGGCAACGGGCAACCGCAGCAGGGCCCGTACGCGCCGCAGCCGCCGTACGCACAGCAGCAGCTGCCCCATCCGCGACCGGCACCGCCCGCGCAACCCGGTCCCTACCGCCAGCAGCCCCCGCCACCGGCGCCGTTCGCGCCTCCGCCTGGGCCTCCATCTGGGCCTCCGTCTGGGCCTCTGTCTGGGCCGCCACTCGGGCCGCCGCCCGCGCCGGAGCCGCCGAAGGCGACTCCGGGCGGGTTCGCGCCGCCTCAGTGA
- a CDS encoding stage II sporulation protein M: MDIDAFVTAHRPVWDRLDHLVKHRSSLTGTEVDELVELYQRVATHLSMVRSSAKDPALVGRLSALVARARSAVTGAHTPAWREATRFFTVSFPVVAYRARWWWLAVSVAFLVVAWVMGAWVAANPDVQASIASPDEITKLVNEDFADYYSEHPAASFASRVWTNNAWVAAQMIMYAVVLGLPIPYALYANAENVAVSGGLMASRDKLDIFFGLILPHGLLELTAIFLAAAVGLRLGWTVVDPGPRRRIEALAEQGRAVMSVAMGLVVVLFASGLIEAFVTPSGLPTWVRVGIGVLAEVIFLAYVIIFGRRALRDNETGDIERAPDVAPTA, translated from the coding sequence GTGGACATCGATGCGTTCGTCACAGCACACCGCCCCGTGTGGGACCGGCTCGACCACCTGGTCAAGCACCGCTCCTCGCTGACCGGCACCGAGGTGGACGAGCTGGTGGAGCTGTATCAGCGGGTGGCCACGCACCTGTCCATGGTCCGCTCGTCGGCCAAGGACCCGGCGCTGGTCGGCCGCCTGTCGGCGCTGGTGGCCAGGGCCAGGTCCGCCGTGACGGGCGCGCACACTCCTGCCTGGCGGGAGGCGACGCGCTTCTTCACGGTGTCGTTCCCCGTGGTGGCCTACCGGGCGCGGTGGTGGTGGCTGGCGGTCTCGGTCGCGTTCCTGGTGGTGGCGTGGGTGATGGGCGCCTGGGTGGCGGCCAACCCGGACGTGCAGGCCTCGATCGCCAGCCCCGACGAGATCACCAAGCTCGTCAACGAGGACTTCGCCGACTACTACTCCGAGCATCCGGCCGCCTCCTTCGCCAGCCGGGTGTGGACGAACAACGCGTGGGTGGCGGCCCAGATGATCATGTACGCGGTGGTGCTGGGCCTGCCGATCCCGTACGCGCTCTACGCCAACGCCGAGAACGTGGCCGTCTCCGGCGGCCTGATGGCCTCCAGGGACAAGCTGGACATCTTCTTCGGCCTGATCCTGCCGCACGGCCTGCTGGAGCTGACCGCGATCTTCCTGGCGGCGGCCGTGGGCCTGCGCCTGGGCTGGACGGTCGTCGACCCGGGGCCGCGCAGGCGCATCGAGGCGCTGGCCGAGCAGGGGCGGGCGGTGATGAGCGTGGCCATGGGGCTGGTCGTGGTGCTGTTCGCGTCGGGGCTGATCGAGGCGTTCGTGACGCCGTCCGGGCTGCCCACGTGGGTGCGGGTGGGCATCGGGGTGCTCGCCGAGGTGATCTTCCTGGCGTACGTGATCATCTTCGGCCGCCGGGCGCTGCGCGACAACGAGACGGGCGACATCGAGCGGGCCCCGGACGTGGCGCCCACGGCCTGA
- a CDS encoding DUF4350 domain-containing protein codes for MSVATPQSPPGQSRPTSPTARSTWRSSRMVLLLGGIVVLVAVLGVLLGPERVPERHLDPDDTSLAGSRALAELLRDRGVTVDRVDSVEAAAAKAATGDRVLLITDTTFFDELSLARIAGDRLVVGDVFGLEALAPGVRVEPIGGRVRSREPECGLPAATAAGSAFLGGMALRGPAGSAACYPTGDGHALVRFPYANGVITVVGDGDFMTNQRLAEDGNAALALNLIGTGKPVTWLVRPQTPPPLDLPGERGQSMYDLMPDNIRWTVYMAIVAVAVAGFWRGRRLGPVVTEKLPVIVRAAETVEGRGRLYRARRARERAADALRAGTIDRLTPRLGLASGAGRQEIVSALAARTGQDAQQVGAALYGPPPADDAGLVALAGYLDFMERQISEL; via the coding sequence ATGAGCGTCGCCACTCCCCAGTCACCTCCGGGGCAGTCCCGCCCGACCTCCCCCACCGCCCGCTCCACCTGGCGTTCCAGCCGCATGGTCCTGCTCCTGGGCGGCATCGTCGTGCTCGTCGCCGTGCTGGGCGTGCTGCTCGGCCCCGAGCGGGTGCCCGAGCGGCACCTCGACCCCGACGACACCTCGCTGGCCGGCTCCCGGGCGCTGGCCGAGTTACTGCGCGACAGGGGCGTCACCGTCGACCGGGTGGACTCCGTCGAGGCCGCCGCCGCCAAGGCCGCCACGGGCGACCGGGTGCTGCTGATCACCGACACCACGTTCTTCGACGAGCTGAGCCTGGCCAGGATCGCCGGCGACCGCCTGGTCGTCGGCGACGTCTTCGGCCTGGAGGCCCTGGCCCCCGGCGTGCGCGTGGAGCCGATCGGCGGGCGGGTGCGCTCGCGCGAGCCCGAGTGCGGGCTGCCCGCCGCCACCGCCGCGGGCAGCGCGTTCCTGGGCGGCATGGCGCTGCGCGGCCCCGCGGGCTCGGCCGCCTGCTACCCCACGGGTGACGGGCACGCCCTGGTCAGGTTCCCGTACGCGAACGGCGTCATCACCGTCGTCGGCGACGGCGACTTCATGACCAACCAGCGCCTGGCCGAGGACGGCAACGCGGCGCTGGCGCTCAACCTGATCGGCACGGGCAAGCCCGTCACCTGGCTGGTGCGCCCGCAGACGCCGCCCCCGCTCGACCTGCCGGGCGAGCGCGGCCAGTCGATGTACGACCTGATGCCGGACAACATCCGCTGGACCGTCTACATGGCGATCGTCGCCGTGGCCGTGGCCGGGTTCTGGCGCGGCCGGCGGCTGGGGCCGGTGGTGACGGAGAAGCTGCCCGTCATCGTCAGGGCCGCCGAGACCGTCGAGGGCCGCGGCCGGCTCTACCGGGCCAGGCGCGCCAGGGAACGCGCGGCCGACGCGCTGCGCGCGGGCACGATCGACCGGCTCACCCCGAGGCTGGGGCTGGCGTCCGGAGCGGGCCGGCAGGAGATCGTCTCGGCGCTCGCCGCCCGTACGGGACAGGATGCGCAGCAGGTGGGCGCCGCGCTCTACGGCCCGCCGCCGGCGGACGACGCGGGGCTCGTCGCGCTCGCCGGATATCTGGACTTCATGGAGAGGCAGATCAGTGAACTCTGA
- the mtrA gene encoding MtrAB system response regulator MtrA encodes MKGRVLVVDDDAALAEMLGIVLRGEGFEPSFVSDGDKALDAFRDTRPDLVLLDLMLPGADGIDVARRIRAESGVPIVMLTAKSDTIDVVLGLESGADDYIVKPFKPKELVARVRARLRRTDEPTPEILQIGDITIDVAGHSVKRGEETINLTPLEFDLLVALARKPRQVFTREVLLEQVWGYRHAADTRLVNVHVQRLRAKIEKDPEHPEIVVTVRGVGYKAGPA; translated from the coding sequence ATGAAAGGTCGCGTGCTGGTCGTCGACGACGACGCCGCTCTCGCCGAGATGCTGGGGATCGTGCTGCGAGGGGAAGGCTTCGAGCCGTCCTTTGTCTCCGATGGCGACAAGGCCCTCGACGCGTTCCGGGATACACGCCCGGACCTGGTGCTGCTCGACCTGATGCTGCCGGGGGCCGACGGCATCGACGTCGCGCGCAGGATCAGGGCTGAGTCGGGGGTTCCGATCGTCATGCTCACCGCCAAGAGCGACACGATCGACGTCGTGCTCGGCCTGGAGTCGGGCGCCGACGACTACATCGTCAAGCCGTTCAAGCCGAAGGAGCTGGTGGCCAGGGTGCGGGCGCGGCTGCGCCGTACCGACGAGCCCACCCCCGAGATCCTCCAGATCGGCGACATCACGATCGACGTGGCCGGCCACTCGGTCAAGCGCGGCGAGGAGACGATCAACCTCACGCCGCTGGAGTTCGACCTGCTGGTGGCCCTGGCCCGCAAGCCGCGCCAGGTGTTCACCCGCGAGGTCCTGCTGGAGCAGGTCTGGGGCTACCGGCACGCCGCCGACACGCGGCTGGTCAACGTGCACGTGCAGCGGCTCAGGGCCAAGATCGAGAAGGACCCCGAGCACCCCGAGATCGTCGTGACGGTCCGCGGCGTGGGCTACAAAGCCGGTCCCGCCTAA
- a CDS encoding DUF58 domain-containing protein: MALTGRAGLVAAIGILVVLFAPQPGAALAGVCLLLAAGIVVDLVFAGSVRPLRLHRSGDTLVRLGQEATVELVVENPGGRRVRGLLRDAWPPSAGVRPRVAELDVPAGERRKLVVMLAPTRRGDRSSVAITVRSVGPLGLAARQGNHQAPWTVRVLPPFLSRKHLPSRLARLRELDGQHPALVRGQGTEFDSLREYVVGDDVRSIDWRATARRHDVVVRTWRPERDRRVLIVLDTGRTSAGRVGAAPIPMAGAEAGGGGLFLRPDPRPAPGWPRLDWSMDAALLLAALAARAGDQVDFLAYDRAVRAWVSGASRTELLSSLVNVMAPIEAELIEADSQGMVAAILSRAKRRCLVVLLTDLNGAAMDEGLMPVLPQLSSRHLVLVAGVSDPSVAAMAGRRGSADEVYDAAAAEQAQLGRRRITARLRRHGVEVVDAPPEDFAPALADAYLALKAAGRL; encoded by the coding sequence ATGGCTCTGACGGGACGTGCCGGGCTGGTCGCGGCGATCGGGATCCTCGTGGTGTTGTTCGCACCGCAGCCCGGCGCCGCGCTGGCCGGGGTCTGCCTGCTGCTGGCCGCAGGGATCGTGGTGGACCTGGTGTTCGCGGGCAGCGTGCGGCCGCTGCGCCTCCACCGCTCCGGCGACACGCTGGTCAGGCTCGGCCAGGAGGCCACGGTGGAGCTGGTGGTCGAGAACCCCGGCGGCAGGCGCGTGCGCGGCCTGCTGCGGGACGCCTGGCCGCCCTCCGCCGGGGTGCGGCCCCGGGTGGCCGAGCTGGACGTCCCGGCCGGCGAACGCCGCAAGCTCGTCGTCATGCTCGCCCCGACCAGGCGCGGCGACCGCTCCTCCGTGGCGATCACGGTGCGCTCGGTCGGCCCGCTGGGCCTGGCCGCCCGCCAGGGCAACCACCAGGCGCCGTGGACCGTGCGGGTGCTGCCGCCGTTCCTGTCGCGCAAGCACCTGCCCTCCCGGCTGGCCCGGCTGCGCGAGCTCGACGGGCAGCACCCGGCGCTGGTGCGCGGGCAGGGCACCGAGTTCGACTCGCTGCGCGAGTACGTGGTGGGCGACGACGTGCGCTCCATCGACTGGCGGGCCACCGCGCGCCGCCACGACGTCGTGGTGCGCACCTGGCGGCCGGAACGCGACCGCCGCGTGCTGATCGTGCTCGACACCGGCCGCACCTCGGCCGGGCGGGTGGGCGCCGCGCCGATCCCCATGGCCGGGGCCGAGGCGGGCGGCGGCGGGCTGTTCCTACGGCCCGACCCCCGGCCCGCGCCCGGCTGGCCGCGCCTCGACTGGTCGATGGACGCCGCCCTGCTGCTGGCCGCGCTGGCCGCCAGGGCCGGTGACCAGGTGGACTTCCTGGCCTACGACCGCGCCGTACGCGCCTGGGTGAGCGGGGCCTCCCGCACCGAGCTGCTGTCGTCGCTGGTCAACGTGATGGCGCCGATCGAGGCGGAGCTGATCGAGGCCGACTCCCAGGGCATGGTGGCCGCCATCCTGTCGCGGGCCAAGCGGCGCTGCCTGGTCGTGCTGCTCACGGACCTGAACGGGGCGGCCATGGACGAGGGCCTGATGCCGGTCCTGCCGCAGCTCTCCTCCCGGCACCTGGTGCTGGTGGCCGGGGTGTCCGACCCGTCGGTGGCGGCCATGGCGGGCCGCCGCGGGTCGGCCGACGAGGTGTACGACGCGGCGGCGGCCGAGCAGGCCCAGCTGGGGCGCCGGCGCATCACCGCCCGGCTGCGGCGGCACGGGGTCGAGGTCGTGGACGCGCCGCCGGAGGACTTCGCGCCCGCGCTGGCGGACGCGTACCTGGCGCTGAAGGCGGCGGGCCGGCTCTAG
- a CDS encoding glycerophosphoryl diester phosphodiesterase membrane domain-containing protein → MPPPALRPGIIPLRPLGLGDILDGTIKLIRSNPKAVLGLSAVAALLASVPLAIGQAFLLDAMPSPLDDPESFASAEGDLYSVSGIVGQYAGTLISYAISFVVVTLLTGVLTRILGRAVFGGNITAGEAWQLVKGRVPALFGVVGMMAAIMVVPLIVFALLMVAIAMNASGAASLGWIAGLTILFIVVYLAYYLFFRTRFAFAAPAVVLEGRGPVEAMRRSWHLVSGDFWRVFGIMLLTSVLVGLVASLLTMPFTLAGTLFGMFGASSLATTIVTAVLIAIGGTLGSMFTYPFEAGVAGLLYADRRMRSEAFDLVLQTAAIEQQRQGWVHASADELWHPSNSAGS, encoded by the coding sequence ATGCCGCCACCGGCGCTCCGGCCGGGCATCATCCCGCTGCGCCCGCTGGGTCTCGGCGACATTCTGGACGGCACGATCAAGCTGATCCGGTCGAATCCGAAGGCCGTGCTCGGCCTGTCGGCCGTGGCCGCCCTGCTGGCCTCCGTGCCGCTGGCCATCGGCCAGGCGTTCCTGCTCGACGCCATGCCCAGCCCGCTCGACGACCCCGAGAGCTTCGCCTCCGCCGAGGGCGACCTCTACAGCGTCTCCGGCATCGTCGGCCAGTACGCCGGCACGCTGATCTCCTACGCGATCTCGTTCGTCGTCGTCACGCTGCTGACCGGCGTGCTGACCCGCATCCTCGGCCGGGCCGTCTTCGGCGGCAACATCACCGCGGGCGAGGCCTGGCAGCTCGTCAAGGGCCGGGTGCCCGCGCTGTTCGGCGTGGTGGGCATGATGGCCGCGATCATGGTGGTGCCGCTGATCGTCTTCGCGCTGCTCATGGTGGCGATCGCGATGAACGCCTCCGGCGCCGCCTCCCTCGGCTGGATCGCCGGGCTGACGATCCTGTTCATCGTCGTCTACCTCGCCTACTACCTGTTCTTCCGGACCCGCTTCGCCTTCGCCGCCCCGGCCGTGGTGCTGGAGGGCCGCGGTCCCGTCGAGGCGATGCGCCGCTCGTGGCACCTGGTGAGCGGCGACTTCTGGCGGGTGTTCGGCATCATGCTGCTCACCTCGGTCCTCGTCGGGCTGGTGGCGAGCCTGCTGACGATGCCGTTCACGCTGGCGGGCACGCTGTTCGGGATGTTCGGCGCCAGCTCGCTGGCCACGACGATCGTGACGGCCGTGCTGATCGCGATCGGCGGCACGCTCGGCTCGATGTTCACCTACCCGTTCGAGGCCGGCGTCGCCGGCCTGCTCTACGCCGACCGGCGGATGCGCAGCGAGGCGTTCGACCTCGTGCTGCAGACGGCGGCCATCGAGCAGCAGCGGCAGGGCTGGGTGCACGCCTCGGCCGACGAGCTGTGGCACCCGTCCAACTCCGCCGGGTCGTGA
- a CDS encoding DUF4129 domain-containing protein, which translates to MTPIDRGEAASKAAEELLKPEYAKEALFDRIYRYVSQFLGDLLDATGDGGSAGGVIAAIVITLILLGLVALIAWRLRKSARRHALAPGALFGARTLTAAEHRQAAERLAMEGRWSEAVQERLRAIARDLEERALVDGMPGRTADELAAEAALSLPAFAQELAAAARSFDDVTYGGVPGTREAYETMTSLDERLREARPVPLVPAAGEGGA; encoded by the coding sequence GTGACCCCGATCGACAGGGGGGAGGCCGCGAGCAAGGCCGCGGAGGAGCTCCTCAAGCCGGAGTACGCCAAGGAAGCGCTGTTCGACCGGATCTACCGGTACGTCTCGCAGTTCCTCGGCGACCTCCTCGACGCGACGGGCGACGGCGGCTCGGCGGGCGGCGTCATCGCGGCGATCGTGATCACGCTGATCCTCCTCGGGCTGGTCGCGCTGATCGCGTGGCGGCTGCGCAAGTCGGCCCGCCGGCACGCGCTCGCGCCCGGCGCGCTGTTCGGCGCGCGGACGCTGACCGCGGCGGAGCACCGGCAGGCGGCCGAGCGGCTGGCCATGGAGGGCCGCTGGAGCGAGGCCGTCCAGGAGCGGCTCCGGGCCATCGCTCGTGACCTGGAGGAACGCGCGCTGGTCGACGGCATGCCCGGGCGCACGGCCGACGAGCTGGCCGCCGAGGCGGCGCTGTCGCTGCCCGCGTTCGCGCAGGAACTCGCGGCGGCGGCCCGCTCGTTCGACGACGTGACGTACGGCGGGGTGCCGGGGACACGGGAGGCGTACGAGACGATGACCAGCCTCGACGAGCGCCTGCGCGAGGCCAGGCCGGTGCCGCTCGTTCCCGCCGCGGGTGAGGGCGGGGCATGA